A stretch of the Vitis riparia cultivar Riparia Gloire de Montpellier isolate 1030 chromosome 13, EGFV_Vit.rip_1.0, whole genome shotgun sequence genome encodes the following:
- the LOC117929147 gene encoding membrane protein of ER body-like protein, translating into MMMEANNAIAAEREREEMEQVRLLEYEIKVEDGSGGSGSSDTAGIGQATIDLIKETDGDTEFKLEKLLEEPDSHTFFCLNCKACIENINVVRREELNPIQYAFVSNFLIPPVHRYAMECSTAPAQPVPGVPEKKWDILESIVYGGLLESIASLNIVTSAAGADATALKILALGLANLIGGLFVIGHNLMQLRNDQSGEFSADQINEETSRYHRELGPRENFKLHTIVIVLSFLLFGLVAPVTYSFSFLKSGNKDLKLAAVAAASLVCITVLAIGKAYTQKASRFFRYVKTVLSFVIPGFMASGVSYVVGHLIKKLLEKLGLFESSSAFTLSLPGTATPESGWGFY; encoded by the exons ATGATGATGGAGGCGAATAATGCCATAGCAgctgaaagagagagagaagaaatggAACAAGTGAGGCTATTGGAGTACGAGATTAAGGTGGAGGATGGTAGTG GTGGGAGCGGATCTTCCGACACTGCGGGGATAGGACAAGCAACTATTGACTTAATAAAAGAAACTGATGGAGATACAGAATTCAAACTTGAGAAGTTGTTAGAGGAGCCGGATTCACATACGTTCTTCTGTCTGAATTGTAAAGCTTGCATCGAAAATATTAATGTCGTTCGTCGGGAAGAACTGAATCCAATACAATACGCATTCGTCTCCAACTTTCTGATCCCTCCAG TGCATCGATATGCCATGGAATGTAGCACGGCCCCGGCGCAGCCCG TTCCAGGCGTACCTGAAAAGAAATGGGACATTCTAGAAAGCATTGTGTATGGTGGTTTACTAGAATCAATTGCAAGCCTCAACATTGTAACATCTGCAGCCGGTGCTGATGCTACCGCTT TGAAAATTTTAGCTTTGGGATTGGCGAATCTGATTGGTGGACTCTTTGTGATTGGACATAAT CTTATGCAACTTAGAAATGATCAATCTGGAGAGTTTAGTGCTGATCAAATAAACGAAGAAACGAGTCGTTATCACCGAGAGCTGGGTCCAAGAGAGAATTTCAAACTTCATACAATAGTGATCGTGTTATCATTTCTCCTTTTCGGCTTAGTGGCTCCTGTGACTTACAGCTTCTCATTTCTTAAGAGCGGCAACAAGGATCTCAAACTCGCAGCAGTTGCAGCAGCTTCTCTGGTGTGCATCACTGTGCTTGCTATTGGAAAAGCTTACACCCAAAAGGCATCCCGTTTTTTTAGGTACGTCAAAACCGTATTGTCTTTTGTTATTCCCGGGTTTATGGCATCAGGAGTGTCTTACGTAGTTGGTCATCTAATCAAGAAGCTCTTGGAGAAGCTGGGTTTGTTTGAGTCAAGTTCAGCTTTCACTCTGTCCCTTCCTGGGACTGCAACACCAGAATCCGGATGGGGATTCTATTGA